The following are encoded together in the Coturnix japonica isolate 7356 chromosome 8, Coturnix japonica 2.1, whole genome shotgun sequence genome:
- the ZNF648 gene encoding zinc finger protein 648 isoform X1 — MDAEEDWDSENSDTGEELSNDSRKSTKEVGYKAGLQEEVGMNYSQTRSPCRNSAGPSDKQELPTKSQCEDKEIYQTYYQKQGESTAGIFVPSNTNLDLQCEDKTLQRGSSEHSKRSRRRARGDNENALLDGVFDAEPASGKALSCRCKKCGASFQGMSELQQHKQTHLVESSYRCPVCAKEFFRAANLRMHKLIHSSDRPHKCPECDKGFIRTADVWRHLRNVHKIERSMVILGNGMARNPWSIVHRNQHAVEYTDQPCADNHKAEEEDCKPYACPTCGKGFDKPNLLSKHKVIHRQEKPYKCQECGMAFVQLLRLKRHQQTHSGVRPFYCEECGGTFTRLASLQRHQRIHTGEKPYSCDYCGHSFTESGTLRRHERTHKLDKS, encoded by the coding sequence ATGGATGCGGAGGAGGACTGGGACTCTGAAAATAGTGACACAGGTGAGGAGCTGTCAAATGATTCCAGAAAGAGCACTAAGGAGGTGGGCTACAAGGCTGGCCTCCAGGAGGAGGTGGGCATGAATTACTCACAGACACGCAGTCCTTGTCGCAACTCTGCAGGACCATCAGATAAACAGGAGCTTCCTACAAAGTCGCAGTGTGAAGACAAAGAAATCTATCAGACCTATTACCAGAAACAAGGTGAGAGTACAGCTGGGATATTTGTCCCCTCCAATACCAACTTGGACCTACAGTGTGAAGATAAAACCTTACAACGCGGTTCCTCTGAGCACTCCAAGAGATCACGGAGAAGAGCACGCGGTGATAATGAAAATGCCCTTCTTGATGGTGTGTTCGATGCAGAGCCTGCATCTGGGAAGGCTTTGTCGTGTCGGTGCAAGAAGTGTGGTGCTTCTTTCCAGGGCATgagtgagctgcagcagcataaACAGACTCACCTTGTGGAAAGCTCATACCGCTGTCCTGTCTGTGCCAAAGAGTTCTTCCGTGCAGCAAACTTACGCATGCACAAGCTCATTCATAGCAGTGACAGGCCACACAAGTGTCCAGAGTGTGACAAGGGTTTCATTCGCACGGCTGATGTCTGGAGGCACCTCCGCAATGTGCACAAGATAGAGCGCTCCATGGTGATCTTAGGAAATGGCATGGCTAGGAACCCGTGGTCCATAGTGCACCGTAACCAGCACGCTGTTGAGTACACCGATCAGCCCTGTGCAGATAACCACAAGGCTGAGGAAGAAGACTGTAAGCCTTACGCCTGCCCAACGTGTGGCAAAGGTTTCGATAAGCCTAACCTGCTTTCCAAACACAAGGTGATCCACCGGCAGGAGAAACCCTATAAATGTCAGGAATGTGGCATGGCGTTCGTCCAGCTGCTCAGGCTGAAAAGACACCAGCAGACTCACTCTGGGGTGCGTCCCTTCTATTGTGAGGAGTGTGGAGGGACGTTCACAAGGCTGGCCTCGCTCCAGCGCCATCAGCGCATCCACACTGGAGAGAAGCCTTACTCTTGTGATTACTGTGGGCATTCCTTCACTGAGTCAGGTACCCTACGGAGGCATGAGCGCACACACAAGTTGGACAAATCTTAG
- the ZNF648 gene encoding zinc finger protein 648 isoform X2, with protein MDAEEDWDSENSDTGPSDKQELPTKSQCEDKEIYQTYYQKQGESTAGIFVPSNTNLDLQCEDKTLQRGSSEHSKRSRRRARGDNENALLDGVFDAEPASGKALSCRCKKCGASFQGMSELQQHKQTHLVESSYRCPVCAKEFFRAANLRMHKLIHSSDRPHKCPECDKGFIRTADVWRHLRNVHKIERSMVILGNGMARNPWSIVHRNQHAVEYTDQPCADNHKAEEEDCKPYACPTCGKGFDKPNLLSKHKVIHRQEKPYKCQECGMAFVQLLRLKRHQQTHSGVRPFYCEECGGTFTRLASLQRHQRIHTGEKPYSCDYCGHSFTESGTLRRHERTHKLDKS; from the exons ATGGATGCGGAGGAGGACTGGGACTCTGAAAATAGTGACACAG GACCATCAGATAAACAGGAGCTTCCTACAAAGTCGCAGTGTGAAGACAAAGAAATCTATCAGACCTATTACCAGAAACAAGGTGAGAGTACAGCTGGGATATTTGTCCCCTCCAATACCAACTTGGACCTACAGTGTGAAGATAAAACCTTACAACGCGGTTCCTCTGAGCACTCCAAGAGATCACGGAGAAGAGCACGCGGTGATAATGAAAATGCCCTTCTTGATGGTGTGTTCGATGCAGAGCCTGCATCTGGGAAGGCTTTGTCGTGTCGGTGCAAGAAGTGTGGTGCTTCTTTCCAGGGCATgagtgagctgcagcagcataaACAGACTCACCTTGTGGAAAGCTCATACCGCTGTCCTGTCTGTGCCAAAGAGTTCTTCCGTGCAGCAAACTTACGCATGCACAAGCTCATTCATAGCAGTGACAGGCCACACAAGTGTCCAGAGTGTGACAAGGGTTTCATTCGCACGGCTGATGTCTGGAGGCACCTCCGCAATGTGCACAAGATAGAGCGCTCCATGGTGATCTTAGGAAATGGCATGGCTAGGAACCCGTGGTCCATAGTGCACCGTAACCAGCACGCTGTTGAGTACACCGATCAGCCCTGTGCAGATAACCACAAGGCTGAGGAAGAAGACTGTAAGCCTTACGCCTGCCCAACGTGTGGCAAAGGTTTCGATAAGCCTAACCTGCTTTCCAAACACAAGGTGATCCACCGGCAGGAGAAACCCTATAAATGTCAGGAATGTGGCATGGCGTTCGTCCAGCTGCTCAGGCTGAAAAGACACCAGCAGACTCACTCTGGGGTGCGTCCCTTCTATTGTGAGGAGTGTGGAGGGACGTTCACAAGGCTGGCCTCGCTCCAGCGCCATCAGCGCATCCACACTGGAGAGAAGCCTTACTCTTGTGATTACTGTGGGCATTCCTTCACTGAGTCAGGTACCCTACGGAGGCATGAGCGCACACACAAGTTGGACAAATCTTAG